In Peromyscus leucopus breed LL Stock chromosome 11, UCI_PerLeu_2.1, whole genome shotgun sequence, a genomic segment contains:
- the Rpl37 gene encoding 60S ribosomal protein L37 — MTKGTSSFGKRRNKTHTLCRRCGSKAYHLQKSTCGKCGYPAKRKRKYNWSAKAKRRNTTGTGRMRHLKIVYRRFRHGFREGTTPKPKRAAVAASSSS, encoded by the exons ATG ACGAAAGGGACGTCATCCTTTGGAAAGCGTCGCAACAAGACGCACACGCTTTGCCGCCGCTGCGGCTCCAAGGCCTACCACCTTCAGAAGTCGACCTGTGGCAAGTGTGGCTACCCGGCCAAGCGCAAGAGAAAGT ATAACTGGAGTGCGAAGGCTAAGAGACGAAACACTACCGGGACTGGGCGGATGAGGCACCTGAAAATTGTCTATCGAAGATTCAG ACATGGATTCCGTGAAGGAACAACACCTAAACCCAAGAGGGCAGCTGTTGCAGCATCCAGTTCATCTTGA
- the LOC114697312 gene encoding selenoprotein K-like produces MAYILNGHILDSQNQSPWRLSFITDFFWGIAEFVFFVLFFFFFSKTLLQQDVKKRRGHGSSSDSRYDDGRGPPGNPPRRRMDRISHLQGPSPPPMADG; encoded by the coding sequence ATGGCTTACATCTTGAATGGACATATATTGGACAGCCAGAATCAGTCCCCATGGAGACTGTCTTTTATAACAGATTTCTTCTGGGGAATCGCCgaatttgtgttttttgttttgttttttttttttttttccaaaactctGCTTCAGCAAGATGTGAAaaaaagaagaggccatggaagCTCATCTGATTCCAGATATGATGATGGAAGAGGGCCACCAGGAAACCCTCCACGAAGAAGAATGGATCGAATCAGTCATCTTCAaggccccagccctcctccaaTGGCTGATGGATGA